In the Styela clava chromosome 8, kaStyClav1.hap1.2, whole genome shotgun sequence genome, one interval contains:
- the LOC120346103 gene encoding cytochrome b-c1 complex subunit 6, mitochondrial-like, giving the protein MTLEEQKIYANDDPEDPEDEEDDDDEEEEEDLVDPMDAVKETCNNIPECSPYREELVRCEDRVNSRSQTEEDCVQELFDFLHCADHCVADRLFSMLK; this is encoded by the coding sequence ATGACTCTTGAAGAACAGAAAATTTACGCCAACGACGATCCCGAAGATCCTGAAGACGAGGAAGATGACGACGACGAAGAAGAAGAGGAAGACTTAGTTGACCCAATGGACGCAGTTAAGGAAACTTGCAATAACATTCCGGAGTGCTCGCCCTATAGAGAAGAGTTAGTTCGATGCGAGGATCGAGTGAATAGCCGGAGTCAAACGGAAGAAGATTGCGTCCAAGAACTTTTTGATTTTCTGCATTGTGCAGACCATTGCGTGGCTGATAGATTGTTTTCCATGCTGAAATAA